Proteins encoded within one genomic window of Neorhizobium galegae bv. orientalis str. HAMBI 540:
- a CDS encoding LysR family transcriptional regulator gives MEIKQLEVFLAVMSAGSITAAARLLDRSQSQVTRLIQELESSVGFALFDRNGPRITPTSRAVAFHSDAERFLTGIGQLKERARNILSEEPAPIEIAAIPAFASGLVPLALAEMPADLLPRNVHLRSISAEAAVQSALARTADFCVASLPVEHPGLDVHGLFQAPCVAAVAADDPLAGKDIISVRDLADRCLITMANPFRLRRRVNQALQAADVRPSRVVDTNAALNALQLASTGFGVSIVEPATAYGLQLKNVEIRPLDVDIPFLWGIFSAASKPLSEGVLELIQLIIRMSAARIPGFVAHDPGHIERVADATFGAGANAQEQ, from the coding sequence ATGGAAATCAAGCAGCTGGAAGTGTTCCTCGCAGTCATGTCGGCAGGCAGCATCACCGCTGCGGCCCGCTTGCTCGACCGCTCGCAGTCGCAGGTGACGCGGCTCATTCAGGAACTTGAATCCTCCGTCGGTTTCGCACTTTTTGACCGCAACGGTCCGCGCATCACGCCGACATCGCGGGCGGTCGCTTTTCATTCGGATGCCGAGCGGTTCCTGACCGGTATCGGCCAGCTCAAGGAGCGTGCCAGGAATATTCTCTCGGAAGAGCCGGCGCCGATCGAGATCGCTGCGATCCCGGCATTCGCAAGCGGTTTGGTTCCGCTCGCGCTTGCGGAAATGCCGGCGGACCTCCTTCCGCGGAATGTGCATCTGCGCAGCATTTCGGCCGAGGCGGCCGTCCAGTCGGCGCTTGCCCGCACCGCGGATTTCTGCGTCGCTTCACTACCGGTCGAGCATCCGGGCCTTGATGTGCACGGCCTGTTTCAAGCGCCTTGCGTTGCTGCGGTGGCGGCGGACGATCCTCTGGCGGGCAAGGACATCATCTCCGTTCGCGACCTGGCCGACCGCTGCCTCATCACCATGGCCAATCCCTTCCGGCTGCGTCGCCGCGTCAATCAGGCGCTGCAGGCGGCCGATGTCCGGCCATCGCGTGTCGTCGATACCAATGCGGCGCTGAATGCGCTGCAGCTCGCCTCCACGGGTTTCGGCGTCTCGATCGTGGAGCCCGCGACCGCCTATGGCCTGCAGCTCAAGAACGTCGAGATCCGCCCGCTCGATGTCGACATCCCGTTTCTCTGGGGCATTTTCTCGGCCGCTTCCAAGCCGCTTTCGGAAGGTGTTCTGGAGCTCATCCAGTTGATCATCAGGATGTCGGCCGCTCGCATCCCAGGCTTCGTGGCGCATGATCCCGGCCATATCGAACGCGTGGCGGATGCGACTTTCGGCGCCGGCGCGAACGCACAGGAGCAGTGA
- a CDS encoding M24 family metallopeptidase, translated as MNQLSRSTLPPRVGRLKAGMARQGVDVIVSFKPENSFYFTGFNPIIYSHPVIAILTPDHDPIMLVHALRDDHGRASAWVPDIRLYGSWSTKVTMGPNWQDALASILADLGVAGKTVGIEEEFISIQRAGQLRKALPDAAFADVSHLIDHCRLIKDPDEIANARIAARAADLGMDTAIATLAAGGNEREVAIASMHAMNTLWTAEYPDVEVCDFGSLEGGVQNGMATWVLSGPRMFYNCDNPTQRKPQRGEAVSVLIWTIANGIHAENERTIAMGPLPEVNKRALDAILEIREEVDALIRPGTPYKDLFEKTREGLKARGYGANIPGRIGHGIGLGAHEHSSLDASSSLVLEPGMIFTFEPNIRVPGVCATQISDTVLVTETGREYLTRSAGGYLEV; from the coding sequence ATGAACCAGCTTTCCCGTTCCACGTTACCGCCCCGCGTCGGACGCCTGAAGGCCGGGATGGCCAGGCAGGGCGTCGATGTCATCGTCTCCTTCAAACCGGAAAACAGCTTCTATTTCACCGGCTTCAACCCGATCATCTATTCCCACCCGGTGATCGCCATCCTGACCCCGGACCATGACCCGATCATGCTCGTGCATGCGCTGCGCGACGATCACGGCCGCGCCAGCGCCTGGGTGCCGGATATCCGCCTCTACGGGTCCTGGTCGACCAAGGTCACCATGGGGCCGAACTGGCAGGATGCGCTGGCCTCGATCCTTGCCGATCTCGGCGTGGCCGGCAAGACCGTCGGCATCGAGGAGGAATTCATTTCGATCCAGCGGGCCGGCCAGTTGCGCAAGGCGCTGCCGGACGCGGCATTCGCCGATGTCAGCCATCTGATCGACCATTGCCGCCTGATCAAGGACCCGGACGAGATCGCCAATGCCCGCATCGCCGCGCGGGCGGCCGATCTTGGCATGGATACGGCGATCGCAACCCTTGCCGCCGGCGGCAACGAGCGGGAGGTCGCCATCGCCTCCATGCATGCGATGAACACGCTGTGGACCGCCGAATATCCCGATGTCGAGGTCTGCGACTTCGGCTCGCTGGAAGGCGGGGTCCAGAACGGCATGGCGACCTGGGTGCTCTCGGGGCCGCGCATGTTCTACAATTGCGACAACCCCACCCAGCGCAAGCCTCAGCGCGGCGAGGCTGTCTCGGTGTTGATCTGGACGATCGCCAACGGCATCCACGCCGAAAACGAGCGCACCATCGCGATGGGCCCGCTCCCGGAGGTCAACAAGCGGGCGCTCGACGCCATTCTCGAAATCCGCGAAGAGGTCGATGCCCTGATCAGGCCCGGCACGCCCTACAAGGACCTGTTCGAAAAGACCCGCGAGGGCCTGAAGGCGCGTGGTTATGGTGCCAACATTCCGGGCCGCATCGGCCACGGGATCGGGCTTGGCGCACACGAACATTCCTCGCTCGACGCGTCGTCTTCGCTTGTGCTCGAACCGGGCATGATCTTCACCTTCGAGCCCAATATCCGCGTTCCCGGCGTCTGCGCGACGCAGATCTCCGATACCGTTCTCGTCACCGAGACCGGCCGCGAGTATCTGACCCGCTCGGCCGGCGGCTATCTGGAGGTCTGA
- a CDS encoding ABC transporter ATP-binding protein gives MSESNMTPLVSVQNLCKTYGGEKRLFGGSTPALKAVNNVSFDIAPGETLGLVGESGSGKSTTGRVLLQLEAPTGGDILYKGENITGLSKAMLKPYRRDMQVIFQDPYASLNPRMTVGEFVGEPLEVHKLGGSRREREDRVASLFTKVGLDPSFMKRYPHEFSGGQRQRVNIARAIALNPAFIVADEPITALDVSIQAQIVNLFQDLQDELGLTYLFIAHDLSMIRYLCHRVAVMLRGRIVEIGPCDAIFENPQHAYTKALLSAIPVPDPDIERNRRPLVFDVGANLPREEAVLRPVGNRHFVLEV, from the coding sequence ATGAGCGAGAGCAACATGACGCCGCTGGTTTCGGTCCAGAACCTCTGCAAGACCTATGGCGGCGAGAAGCGTTTGTTCGGCGGTTCGACGCCGGCCCTGAAGGCCGTCAACAATGTCAGCTTCGACATCGCTCCCGGCGAGACGCTCGGCCTTGTCGGCGAATCCGGCTCGGGCAAGAGCACGACCGGCCGTGTGCTGCTGCAGCTCGAGGCGCCGACCGGCGGCGACATCCTCTACAAGGGCGAGAATATCACCGGCCTGAGCAAGGCGATGTTGAAGCCTTACCGGCGCGACATGCAGGTCATCTTCCAGGATCCCTATGCCTCGCTCAATCCGCGCATGACGGTGGGCGAATTTGTCGGCGAACCGCTGGAGGTTCATAAACTGGGCGGCTCGCGCCGCGAGCGTGAGGATCGGGTCGCCTCGCTGTTTACCAAAGTCGGCCTCGATCCGTCCTTCATGAAGCGTTATCCGCACGAGTTTTCCGGCGGCCAGCGCCAACGCGTCAATATCGCGCGAGCGATCGCGCTCAATCCTGCCTTCATCGTGGCCGACGAGCCGATCACCGCACTCGACGTGTCGATCCAGGCGCAGATCGTCAACCTGTTCCAGGATCTGCAGGACGAGCTGGGACTGACCTACCTGTTCATCGCCCACGATCTGTCGATGATCCGTTATCTCTGCCACCGGGTGGCCGTCATGCTGCGCGGGCGCATCGTCGAAATCGGCCCCTGCGACGCGATTTTTGAAAACCCGCAGCATGCCTATACGAAAGCGCTGCTTTCGGCGATCCCGGTTCCCGACCCGGATATCGAACGGAACCGCCGCCCGCTCGTCTTCGACGTCGGCGCCAACCTGCCGCGGGAGGAAGCCGTTCTGCGGCCCGTCGGCAACCGTCATTTCGTACTGGAGGTTTGA
- a CDS encoding CMD domain-containing protein, whose product MSDLDQIDILSGLKPGSELYAIRRERPEFVEGTELCRETVLSPNHGFGLSHALRAALASRMARSIGREDLAAVYDLMLDEAGSDADLASIASGAETAAAADAFTSAIIRHADLVTRTPRNSSRADIERLEKAGFTNPQIIALSELIAFVNYEARVLAGLSLLEEVE is encoded by the coding sequence ATGAGTGACTTGGACCAGATCGACATCCTATCCGGCTTGAAACCGGGCTCCGAGCTCTACGCGATCCGCCGCGAACGACCGGAATTCGTGGAGGGCACCGAGCTCTGCCGCGAAACGGTGCTCAGTCCAAATCATGGCTTTGGCCTCAGCCATGCACTGCGCGCCGCGCTCGCCTCCCGCATGGCCCGCTCCATCGGACGCGAGGACCTGGCAGCGGTCTACGATCTGATGCTGGACGAAGCCGGCAGCGATGCGGACCTGGCCTCGATCGCCTCGGGTGCTGAAACCGCGGCGGCCGCCGATGCCTTTACCAGTGCCATTATCCGCCACGCCGACCTCGTCACCCGGACGCCGCGCAACAGCAGCAGGGCGGATATCGAGCGCCTCGAAAAGGCGGGCTTCACCAATCCGCAGATCATCGCGCTGTCCGAGCTGATTGCCTTCGTCAACTACGAGGCACGCGTCCTTGCCGGCCTCAGCCTGCTGGAGGAGGTCGAATGA
- a CDS encoding peroxidase-related enzyme (This protein belongs to a clade of uncharacterized proteins related to peroxidases such as the alkylhydroperoxidase AhpD.), producing MSTARFKVKALSWSPYIEPVDVATASEEQLAAMQVTPSNTRVSPYVRTLAHDPESYVARTKLFNAIMYAKGGLDRAERELGALVASAVNRCVYCASVHARRYVELSGREDIVEEIYVRGLEGPFDAKTQAIVDFCKALSETPSQATKEQVQALRDHGMSKAEIVDLIHSAAIFGWANRLMHTLGHSVPVEAK from the coding sequence ATGAGCACGGCGCGTTTCAAGGTCAAGGCGCTCTCCTGGTCGCCCTATATCGAGCCGGTCGACGTTGCCACGGCGAGCGAAGAACAGCTGGCTGCGATGCAGGTGACCCCGTCCAATACCAGGGTTTCCCCCTATGTGCGCACGCTCGCGCATGATCCGGAATCCTACGTGGCCCGCACGAAACTGTTCAACGCCATCATGTATGCCAAGGGCGGCCTCGACCGGGCCGAGCGCGAACTCGGCGCGCTCGTCGCCTCCGCCGTCAATCGCTGCGTCTACTGCGCCTCGGTCCATGCCCGCCGTTATGTCGAACTGTCGGGCCGCGAGGATATCGTCGAGGAGATCTATGTGCGAGGCCTCGAAGGTCCGTTCGATGCCAAGACCCAGGCGATCGTCGATTTCTGCAAGGCGCTGTCCGAGACGCCATCGCAGGCCACCAAGGAGCAGGTACAGGCCCTTCGCGATCATGGCATGTCGAAGGCCGAGATCGTCGACCTCATCCACTCCGCCGCCATTTTCGGCTGGGCGAACCGGCTGATGCACACGCTTGGTCATTCCGTACCTGTCGAAGCCAAATGA
- a CDS encoding ABC transporter permease, whose product MKAFFLALLKSRAGLFGFLLVSVFVLAAILAPYLGLPVPTRSNLLARMAAPTWTGLFSPGAHPLGTDELGRDILSRIVHGSRITLAIAAAAVILGGIVGTLLGIVAGYYRGMVDRVLMRIVDIQLALPLMLLALLVVAALGPSTRNLVIVLALTSWLRYARIIRGQVLALREREFILSAHAIGAGTWRIMLKHLLPNVMTPALVIATLELARIIIMDAALSFLGLGVQPPNPSWGRMLADGRVYISTAWWIVTFPGIAILLTVLSVNLLGDWLRDHFDPKLRTMR is encoded by the coding sequence ATGAAAGCGTTCTTCCTCGCCCTTCTGAAAAGCCGCGCCGGACTGTTCGGTTTCCTGCTGGTGTCGGTCTTCGTGCTGGCCGCAATTCTCGCGCCCTATCTCGGCCTGCCGGTGCCGACGCGATCCAACCTGCTTGCCCGCATGGCAGCTCCCACCTGGACGGGGTTGTTTTCGCCCGGCGCCCATCCGCTCGGCACCGATGAACTCGGCCGCGATATCCTGTCCCGCATCGTCCACGGCAGCCGGATCACGCTGGCGATTGCGGCCGCGGCCGTCATCCTGGGCGGCATCGTCGGCACGCTGCTTGGCATTGTCGCCGGTTACTACCGCGGCATGGTCGATCGCGTCCTGATGCGCATCGTCGATATCCAGCTCGCCTTGCCGCTGATGCTTCTGGCCCTTCTGGTGGTTGCGGCGCTCGGACCCTCGACCCGCAACCTCGTCATCGTGCTCGCCTTGACGAGCTGGCTCCGCTACGCCCGCATCATCCGTGGCCAGGTGCTTGCCCTTCGCGAGCGCGAGTTCATCCTGTCGGCCCATGCGATCGGTGCGGGGACCTGGCGCATCATGCTCAAGCACCTGCTGCCGAACGTCATGACCCCGGCGCTGGTGATCGCGACGCTGGAACTCGCCCGCATCATCATCATGGACGCGGCGCTCTCGTTTCTCGGGCTTGGCGTCCAGCCGCCCAATCCGAGTTGGGGTCGCATGCTGGCCGATGGCCGCGTCTACATCTCGACTGCCTGGTGGATCGTCACCTTCCCCGGCATTGCCATTCTCCTGACCGTGCTCAGCGTCAACCTTCTGGGTGACTGGCTGCGCGATCATTTCGATCCGAAATTGAGGACCATGCGATGA
- a CDS encoding ABC transporter permease: MTRYLVGKLAESLLAIWGVVTIVFFVSRVLGDPAVLLLPVGAGQQDLDALRASLGLDRPILEQYLISVLAMVRGDFGVSFQHQRPAMDVVLERMPVTATLAGTALLFGTLIGAVAGAIAALKRGTISEFIVMVAALLGQATPVFWLGIMLILVFSVDLGWFPTGGSGTIAHLVLPGLTLSVFVSASIARLLRSSLLDIMREDYVRTARAKGLLPRTVFFWHIARNALIPVITMIGIIAGELLGGSVVIETVFAWPGVGRIIMQAIQAQDFPVIQAGVALVAAIFIVVNLAVDLLYGVLDPRIRRR; the protein is encoded by the coding sequence GTGACTCGCTATCTTGTCGGCAAGCTGGCAGAATCGCTTCTCGCCATATGGGGCGTGGTCACGATCGTTTTTTTCGTGAGCCGCGTTCTCGGCGACCCGGCCGTGCTTCTGCTGCCGGTCGGCGCCGGCCAGCAGGACCTCGACGCGCTTCGGGCTTCGCTTGGCCTCGATCGCCCCATCCTCGAACAATATCTCATCTCCGTGCTGGCCATGGTCCGGGGCGATTTCGGCGTTTCCTTCCAGCACCAGCGCCCTGCCATGGATGTCGTTCTCGAACGCATGCCGGTGACCGCCACGCTCGCCGGAACCGCGCTTTTGTTCGGGACGCTGATCGGAGCGGTGGCCGGTGCCATCGCGGCGCTGAAACGCGGCACCATCTCGGAATTCATCGTCATGGTGGCGGCTCTTCTGGGCCAGGCGACCCCGGTTTTCTGGCTCGGCATCATGCTGATCCTGGTATTTTCGGTCGATCTCGGCTGGTTCCCGACGGGTGGCTCGGGAACCATCGCGCATCTGGTGCTGCCGGGACTGACGCTGTCGGTCTTCGTGTCGGCGTCGATCGCCCGTCTGCTCCGATCGTCGCTGCTCGACATCATGCGCGAAGACTATGTCCGAACCGCGCGGGCCAAGGGCCTGCTGCCGCGCACCGTGTTTTTCTGGCACATCGCACGAAACGCGCTGATCCCGGTGATTACGATGATCGGCATCATCGCCGGCGAGCTTCTCGGGGGATCGGTGGTCATCGAAACCGTGTTCGCCTGGCCTGGCGTCGGGCGCATCATCATGCAGGCGATCCAGGCCCAGGATTTCCCGGTCATCCAGGCTGGGGTCGCACTGGTCGCCGCCATCTTCATCGTCGTAAACTTAGCGGTCGATTTGCTCTATGGCGTGCTCGATCCGCGCATCCGTCGGCGATAG
- a CDS encoding NAD(P)-binding domain-containing protein, with protein MKGLEALERRLAEDLSFLELPPKEWVPATEYDGVQVFDTVVIGAGMCGLVATASLKMLGIHNVVCLDRSPQGQEGPWVTFARMETLRSPKQLPGPALGLPALTFRAWYVSQFGAQAWDALGKIPKSQWMDYLVWYRRVLQLPVRNLVTVTEMTPVSQDLIALDVWDAESGRQERLYARHVVLATGRDGLGGGYVPEFVERVRSKFWAHSADEIDFPALKGKRVAVVGAGASAMDNAATALEAGAGQVDMIIRRKELPRINKFTGIASQGVVQGFAGLSDAWKWKFLDYVLGAQTPPPRDSTLRVSQHQNSRFFLGTAVTGLRESGDHIVVETSGGDVDYDFAIFATGFRVDLDRRPELKHFAPYIQFWSDVFTPEKGMENGELATSPYLGPDFEFLEKLPGSCPSLHLVHCFNYPASLSHGKLSGDIPAVSDGGRRLARGIARNLFVADRETHFANLVAFETPELLGDEWTDSAAMIPAILKGAAE; from the coding sequence ATGAAAGGTCTGGAAGCGCTTGAACGGCGGCTTGCCGAGGACCTGTCGTTTCTCGAGCTCCCTCCCAAGGAGTGGGTGCCGGCGACCGAATATGATGGTGTCCAAGTTTTCGATACCGTCGTAATCGGCGCCGGCATGTGCGGCCTGGTGGCGACCGCATCGCTGAAAATGCTCGGCATCCATAACGTCGTCTGCCTCGACCGCTCTCCCCAAGGGCAGGAGGGACCGTGGGTGACGTTCGCGCGCATGGAAACGCTGCGCTCTCCCAAACAGCTGCCGGGGCCGGCGCTGGGCCTGCCGGCGCTGACATTCAGGGCATGGTATGTTTCGCAGTTCGGCGCGCAGGCATGGGACGCGCTCGGCAAGATCCCCAAATCGCAGTGGATGGACTACCTGGTCTGGTACCGCCGCGTGCTTCAACTGCCAGTCCGCAATCTCGTCACCGTCACCGAGATGACCCCGGTCAGCCAAGACCTGATCGCTCTCGACGTTTGGGATGCTGAAAGCGGCAGACAGGAACGACTTTATGCGCGGCACGTGGTTCTGGCGACCGGCCGCGACGGCCTCGGCGGCGGTTACGTGCCGGAATTCGTCGAGCGCGTACGGTCAAAATTCTGGGCCCATTCCGCCGACGAGATCGATTTCCCGGCCCTGAAGGGCAAGCGCGTCGCGGTCGTCGGGGCGGGGGCTTCCGCCATGGACAATGCGGCAACCGCGCTCGAAGCCGGTGCCGGCCAGGTCGATATGATCATCCGGCGCAAGGAACTCCCTCGCATCAACAAATTCACCGGCATCGCCAGCCAGGGTGTCGTCCAGGGTTTTGCCGGCCTCAGCGATGCGTGGAAATGGAAATTTCTCGACTATGTGCTCGGCGCCCAGACACCGCCGCCGCGCGATTCCACCCTGCGGGTGTCGCAACATCAAAACAGCCGGTTTTTCCTCGGCACGGCGGTGACCGGCCTACGGGAAAGCGGCGACCATATCGTCGTCGAAACGAGCGGCGGCGATGTCGACTATGATTTCGCGATCTTCGCCACCGGCTTCCGGGTCGATCTCGATCGCCGCCCCGAACTCAAGCATTTTGCGCCTTATATCCAGTTCTGGAGCGACGTCTTCACGCCCGAAAAGGGCATGGAAAACGGCGAGCTCGCCACATCTCCCTATCTTGGTCCCGATTTCGAATTTCTCGAAAAGCTTCCCGGCAGCTGCCCGTCATTGCATCTCGTCCATTGCTTCAACTATCCGGCCTCGCTCAGCCACGGCAAGTTGTCGGGCGATATACCGGCGGTCAGCGACGGCGGTCGTCGGCTTGCCCGCGGCATCGCCCGCAATCTCTTCGTCGCCGACCGCGAAACCCATTTCGCCAATCTCGTCGCCTTTGAAACGCCGGAGCTGCTCGGCGACGAGTGGACGGATTCCGCCGCGATGATCCCGGCCATCCTCAAGGGAGCGGCCGAATGA
- a CDS encoding molybdopterin-dependent oxidoreductase → MTHLFATHFGTYEVGTDANGKRKLLPFRHDPDPSEMGLGYLDLADHPERIRAPMVRKSWLEKGPLAATGVSRGREDFVEISWDKAAGLIAGELRRVRELHGNQAIFAGSYGWASAGRFHHAQSQLKRLLNLAGGFTSSVNSYSYGAAAVLLPHILGPDYKDACDTSPSWNDISEGCQLLVGFGGFRLSNAQVESGGTGSHRAVEWLRRCQDKGTRIVVFSPASSDAPSGPSVRHVPLRPNTDAAVMLGMCHTLLSQGLFDCDFLRRCTTGYCDFESYLVGEADGIAKDAEWASAISGVPAKTIVEIAEDLHDVPSLVNVAWSLQRARRGEQPFWAAIALASMAGHVGKRGCGFSFGLTAVNSVGQPVRRLKGPAFEQGSNPVRSFIPVARITDLLENPGGRIDYDGQVLELPDIRLVWWAGGNPFHHHQDLNRLAEAFRRPETVIVTENMWTATAKMADIVLPSAFPFERDDVAAASRENWLVYSRRVMDPPAGVLTDHEAYCLIAEELGCRQQFDEGLTTDDWLARIYEGYRERYPELPDFQAFRVRGYAALDEGELAPSPANHFRDFVRDPNAAPLKTASGRIEIGSSAVRGFGYSDIAGHPVWLAPEEWLGAPLSAKHPFHLLSPQPAHRLHGQLEYGPASQAAKLDGYERFTLSEIDARRLTLKQDDLCELYNDRGRTIAALTIDGGLMPGVAVLATGGWFRPDAQGVDHGGNPNTLTAITPASHLSQATAPNSCLISIRPWPGSAGGTYDGNE, encoded by the coding sequence ATGACGCATCTGTTCGCAACCCATTTCGGCACTTACGAAGTCGGCACGGATGCGAACGGGAAGCGCAAGCTCCTGCCGTTCCGTCACGATCCGGACCCTTCGGAAATGGGTCTCGGTTACCTGGATCTGGCCGACCATCCGGAACGCATTCGCGCCCCGATGGTCCGCAAGTCCTGGCTGGAGAAGGGGCCTCTTGCCGCCACCGGCGTTTCGCGCGGCCGCGAGGATTTCGTCGAGATAAGCTGGGACAAGGCTGCAGGCCTGATCGCCGGCGAGCTTCGGCGCGTGCGCGAACTTCACGGCAACCAGGCGATTTTCGCCGGCTCCTACGGCTGGGCCAGCGCCGGCCGTTTCCACCATGCGCAAAGCCAGCTCAAGCGCCTGCTCAATCTCGCCGGCGGCTTCACCTCTTCCGTCAACAGCTATTCCTATGGTGCTGCGGCCGTCCTTCTCCCGCATATCCTCGGACCGGACTACAAGGACGCCTGCGATACCTCGCCGTCCTGGAACGACATTTCCGAAGGCTGTCAGCTGCTGGTCGGGTTCGGCGGCTTCCGGCTGAGCAATGCGCAGGTCGAGTCGGGAGGGACCGGCAGCCACCGCGCCGTCGAATGGCTGCGGCGCTGCCAGGACAAGGGTACGCGCATCGTCGTGTTCAGCCCCGCTTCGAGCGATGCGCCCTCCGGTCCGAGCGTCCGGCATGTACCGCTCCGCCCCAATACGGATGCCGCGGTCATGCTGGGCATGTGCCATACGCTGCTGAGCCAGGGCCTGTTCGACTGCGATTTCCTGAGACGCTGTACGACCGGCTATTGCGATTTCGAGAGCTATCTGGTCGGCGAGGCAGACGGCATCGCCAAGGATGCCGAATGGGCCTCGGCCATTTCCGGCGTGCCGGCGAAAACCATCGTCGAGATCGCCGAAGACCTGCATGACGTGCCGAGCCTGGTTAACGTCGCATGGTCGCTGCAACGGGCGCGGCGTGGCGAACAGCCGTTCTGGGCGGCGATCGCTCTCGCCTCGATGGCGGGTCATGTCGGCAAGCGCGGCTGCGGTTTCTCCTTCGGGCTGACAGCCGTCAACTCCGTCGGCCAGCCGGTGCGGCGCCTGAAAGGGCCGGCATTCGAACAAGGCTCCAACCCGGTCCGCAGCTTCATTCCGGTGGCGCGGATCACCGATCTGCTCGAAAATCCGGGCGGGCGGATCGACTACGACGGACAGGTTCTCGAACTGCCCGATATCCGGCTCGTCTGGTGGGCCGGCGGCAATCCCTTCCACCATCATCAGGATCTCAACCGGTTGGCCGAGGCTTTCCGGCGCCCCGAGACCGTGATCGTCACCGAGAACATGTGGACTGCCACCGCCAAGATGGCGGACATCGTGCTTCCGTCGGCGTTTCCCTTCGAGCGCGACGATGTCGCGGCGGCGTCGCGCGAGAACTGGCTGGTCTACAGCCGCCGTGTGATGGATCCGCCGGCCGGTGTCTTGACCGATCACGAAGCCTATTGCCTGATCGCCGAAGAACTCGGTTGCCGCCAGCAGTTCGACGAGGGGCTGACGACCGACGACTGGCTTGCCCGGATCTACGAAGGTTATCGGGAGCGTTATCCGGAACTGCCGGATTTCCAGGCGTTTCGCGTCCGGGGTTATGCCGCGCTCGACGAAGGCGAGCTTGCGCCGTCGCCCGCGAACCATTTTCGCGATTTCGTAAGAGACCCGAATGCGGCCCCGCTGAAAACAGCGAGCGGGAGGATCGAAATCGGGTCGAGCGCTGTCCGCGGCTTCGGTTATTCCGACATCGCCGGCCATCCCGTCTGGCTGGCGCCGGAGGAGTGGCTTGGCGCACCGCTTTCGGCGAAACATCCGTTCCATCTCCTGTCTCCGCAACCCGCCCACCGCCTGCATGGCCAGCTCGAATACGGTCCCGCGAGCCAGGCGGCCAAGCTTGACGGCTACGAGCGGTTCACGCTGAGCGAGATCGACGCCAGGCGTCTTACCCTGAAACAGGACGACCTTTGCGAGCTTTACAACGACCGCGGCCGAACGATCGCGGCGCTGACGATCGACGGTGGCCTGATGCCCGGCGTCGCCGTGCTTGCGACCGGCGGCTGGTTCCGCCCCGATGCGCAGGGCGTCGACCATGGCGGCAACCCGAATACGCTGACAGCGATTACACCCGCCTCGCATCTGTCGCAGGCGACCGCCCCCAATTCATGCCTGATCTCGATCCGTCCATGGCCCGGATCCGCAGGTGGAACCTATGATGGGAATGAGTGA
- a CDS encoding ABC transporter ATP-binding protein yields the protein MAPLLEVRNLTVAFDTPAGIVHAVNDVSYSLEEGETLGIVGESGSGKSVHALSMVGLIATPPGRIVRGEVLFNGRDLLALSQRDLFEVRGKEIGFVFQDPMTSLNPVLTIERQIAEPLRRHFGMSASQARTRVVELLELVGIPDAARRAKQYPHEFSGGMRQRVMIAIGISCNPKLLIADEATTALDVTVQAQILDLVRDLKKKIGTTVIWITHDMGVVAGLADTVQVMYGGRIMERGPVRAVFHDPRNAYTWGLLKSLPHGGRRGVTRLYQIPGNPPDLTKEPIGDPFAPRNPFATERCRIEMPPLGEVEGSVAGHKAAAWYDLRAELAATQVQP from the coding sequence ATGGCACCCTTGCTCGAGGTCCGCAATCTCACCGTCGCGTTCGACACGCCGGCCGGCATCGTGCATGCCGTCAACGACGTGTCCTACAGCCTGGAAGAGGGCGAGACGCTCGGCATCGTCGGCGAATCCGGCTCGGGCAAGAGCGTCCATGCCTTGTCGATGGTCGGGTTGATCGCGACGCCGCCCGGCCGCATCGTCCGCGGCGAAGTCCTGTTCAACGGTCGCGACCTGCTGGCGCTGTCGCAACGCGACCTGTTCGAAGTGCGCGGCAAGGAAATCGGCTTCGTCTTCCAGGATCCGATGACCTCGCTCAATCCGGTCCTGACCATCGAGCGGCAGATCGCCGAGCCGCTGCGGCGGCATTTCGGCATGTCGGCAAGCCAGGCGCGGACCCGCGTCGTCGAACTTCTCGAACTTGTCGGCATCCCCGATGCCGCCCGCCGCGCCAAACAATATCCGCACGAGTTTTCCGGCGGCATGCGCCAGCGCGTGATGATCGCGATCGGCATTTCGTGCAATCCGAAGCTGCTGATCGCCGACGAGGCGACCACGGCGCTCGACGTCACCGTCCAGGCGCAGATCCTCGATCTGGTGCGTGATCTCAAGAAAAAGATCGGCACCACCGTCATCTGGATCACCCATGACATGGGCGTCGTCGCCGGCCTCGCCGATACGGTTCAGGTCATGTATGGCGGCCGGATCATGGAACGCGGCCCGGTCCGCGCCGTGTTCCACGATCCCCGCAACGCCTATACCTGGGGCCTTCTGAAGTCTCTGCCGCATGGCGGCCGTCGAGGCGTGACCCGGCTTTACCAGATCCCCGGCAATCCGCCGGACCTGACCAAAGAGCCGATCGGCGATCCTTTCGCGCCGCGCAATCCCTTCGCGACCGAGCGTTGCCGCATCGAGATGCCGCCGCTCGGCGAAGTCGAGGGCAGCGTTGCCGGCCACAAGGCGGCCGCCTGGTACGATCTTCGTGCCGAGCTTGCCGCCACGCAGGTGCAGCCATGA